From one Rosa rugosa chromosome 4, drRosRugo1.1, whole genome shotgun sequence genomic stretch:
- the LOC133742162 gene encoding uncharacterized protein LOC133742162, producing MEICAGHKSEMLCPISDHMELEKSEVTSFTESFSKYHIPKLKDAWPQVESALQEHGISYTLNLAELYMTVSTTPRTEDPDIIHRAREIIVLLSKTIVPTYVVINILNGYMHHDHIKTGYQEGGLAAIHGIKKERFAKQRTRFLENLKDLACLMSCHLYVNGNTVTAAGTSLEHVKVVRMVVERCYVENVNPATIVSRLNVRKDMLNVERRLQALLM from the exons ATGGAGATCTGCGCCGGTCACAAATCGGAGATGCTGTGTCCTATCTCCGACCACATGGAGTTGGAAAAGTCTGAAGTGACCTCCTTCACCGAGTCATTCTCCAAATACCACA TACCAAAGTTGAAAGATGCTTGGCCACAGGTGGAATCGGCTTTACAAGAGCATGGAATTTCTTACACACTCAATCTG GCTGAGCTTTACATGACTGTCTCAACCACCCCAAGGACCGAAGATCCAGACATCATTCACAGGGCTAGGGAGATTATTGTGCTTCTGTCCAAAACTATTGTTCCGACATATGTG GTAATTAATATACTGAATGGCTATATGCATCATGACCACATCAAAACTGGGTATCAAGAAGGTGGGCTTGCCGCAATACATGGGATCAAGAAG gAGCGATTTGCTAAACAGAGGACCAGATTCTTGGAAAACCTAAAG GACCTTGCATGCCTGATGAGTTGTCATCTGTATGTTAAC GGAAACACTGTGACTGCCGCGGGAACTTCACTTGAGCATGTAAAGGTGGTCAGAATGGTCGTTGAAAGGTGTTATGTTGAAAATGTGAATCCTGCAACTATTGTCAGTCGCTTAAACGTGAGGAAAGATATGCTTAATGTGGAGAGAAGGCTTCAAGCTTTGTTGATGTGA
- the LOC133742161 gene encoding mitochondrial phosphate carrier protein 2, mitochondrial-like → MADSFTSSRQSLVPSFLYSSSISSKRSIDLDAVTHRSGTRASSPFISSSTSSKRVVIPSPNEKIEMYSPAFYAACTVAGMLATGPTHTAVTPIDLVKCNMQINPAKYKSVISGFGVMFREQGIRGFFRGWAPTLIGYSAQGAGKYGLYEFFKKYYADIAGPEYAAKYKTLIYLAGSASAEVFADVALCPMEAVKVRVQTQPGFARGLSDGLPKFIKSEGALGLYKGIVPLWGRQIPYTMMKFATFEKFVELTYKHVIPTPKEQCSTPLQLGVSFACGYVAGVFCAVISHPADNLVSFLNNAKGATVSDAVKNLGVWGLFTRGLPLRIVMIGTLTGSQWGIYDACKVFMGVPTTGGAAPAATELANS, encoded by the exons ATGGCAGATAGTTTCACCAGTTCTCGCCAATCTCTCGTTCCGAGCTTCCTCTActcttcttcaatttcttcGAAAAGATCGATTGATTTGGATGCCGTGACACATAGAAGTGGTACCCGTGCATCGTCACCGTTTATTTCATCATCTACGTCGTCGAAGAGGGTGGTGATTCCGTCGCCTAATGAGAAAATTGAGATGTACTCGCCGGCATTCTATGCCGCGTGTACAGTCGCAGGAATGTTGGCCACCGGACCCACCCACACGGCTGTCACTCCTATTGATCTGGTCAAGTGTAACATGCAG aTTAACCCGGCAAAATACAAAAGTGTCATCTCTGGATTTGGAGTTATGTTCAGGGAGCAAGGAATTAGAGGTTTCTTTAGGGGTTGGGCGCCCACTTTGATTGGTTACAGTGCTCAGGGTGCCGGCAAGTACGGCCTCTACGAGTTCTTTAAGAAGTACTATGCAGATATTGCAGGGCCTGAGTATGCAGCCAAGTACAAAACCTTGATCTATCTCGCAGGTTCTGCATCTGCTGAAGTGTTTGCTGATGTTGCCCTCTGTCCTATGGAAGCTGTCAAAGTTCGAGTCCAGACTCAGCCGGGGTTCGCCAGAGGTTTGTCAGATGGGCTACCAAAGTTTATCAAATCCGAAGGCGCTCTCGG GTTGTACAAAGGGATTGTTCCTCTTTGGGGACGCCAAATTCCTT ATACAATGATGAAATTTGCAACTTTTGAGAAATTTGTCGAGCTCACTTACAAGCATGTGATCCCAACACCGAAAGAGCAGTGCAGCACACCCTTGCAGCTCGGAGTGAGCTTTGCGTGTGGATATGTGGCTGGTGTGTTCTGTGCTGTTATTTCACACCCTGCTGATAACTTGGTGTCTTTCCTCAACAATGCCAAGGGGGCAACTGTTAGTGAT GCTGTGAAGAATCTAGGAGTGTGGGGTCTGTTCACCCGGGGTCTTCCTCTTCGTATAGTCATGATCGGAACCCTTACTGGAAGCCAATGGGGTATCTATGATGCCTGCAAAGTTTTCATGGGCGT GCCGACTACTGGCGGCGCCGCTCCTGCTGCCACTGAGCTTGCCAATTCTTGA
- the LOC133746174 gene encoding acyl carrier protein 1, chloroplastic-like, whose amino-acid sequence MASLSATSLRSFQSLQSQPIKTSQVTRTSLVSTGWGKSGFTSLRTSRFHICSAAKPETVQKVVEIVRKQLALPAESEVTPDSKFSTLGADSLDTVEIVMGLEEEFDINVEEDNSQNITTVQEAADLIEQLIEKKTEA is encoded by the exons ATGGCTTCTCTTTCAGCTACCAGTCTCCGCAGCTTCCAATCCTTGCAAAGCCAGCCAATCAAAACTAGCCAG GTAACGAGGACAAGTTTGGTATCTACTGGCTGGGGGAAGAGTGGCTTCACTTCTTTGAGAACTTCCCGTTTTCACATCTGTTCCGCT GCTAAACCGGAGACTGTCCAAAAGGTGGTCGAGATTGTGAGGAAGCAACTGGCTTTGCCGGCAGAGTCCGAGGTCACCCCGGACTCCAAGTTCTCAACACTTGGTGCTGATTCTCTTGACACA GTGGAGATAGTGATGGGTTTGGAGGAAGAGTTTGACATCAACGTGGAAGAGGATAACTCTCAGAACATAACCACGGTTCAAGAAGCGGCTGATTTGATAGAGCAGCTTATTGAGAAGAAAACAGAGGCTTGA